The region GTAATTAGCCAACTCTTCTCGCTCCAAAAATTTCATTGATAGTTGCCGTAAAGAATCCATTGCAAAAATTGCAATTGACAGGTTTTCAGAACATCCAATGGTCACAAAGAAATTGGAGAGCACATGCCAGATGCTTGACCATACAAGCCTGATCCGGTTCATGTTATAGTGCCTGTCAGTAGATCAGAAAGTTTTCAGATaaggaaaataaacaaattaagtaAAACCCCCGTAAAGTAATATTGTTGGGGctaaggaaaaaattattttaatgaggTTACGTTATTATcaataaatgaataatttatttatttatcagtaaattaacatttattaaattataaaaaattgtattttcaatctttatacatgtatattatcACTTTATaggaatttaatattataatatctatTAATGTACATACATAATAACTAAGGAAAACGAAAAGAGGCATTTCAAGCAATAGTCACCTCTATTAACTGTTTGCTACAacaaaaaaaatgtattaaatgcgGTTGCACATTGCGGAACATTAAAGGTAAGATTAGGTTGGTTTAGGTATAGAGAAAATACAAACTTTAGATAAGTATTTTGAGAAATAGCGAATGAAAAGATAAAAgttattatgtgaaaattttctTATAGTATGATATCAAAAGATAAAGTTATAAAAGTTCCCTGCTAGGACCTAAAGAACATATAATAAATTCATTATCTTATGCATTCGGCAAGGTTTTTACTTTAATACACGGGCTTGAGTTTGCGCTACtagattttattaattaactGAGACCATTAACTTATCAAACATTCATTTATCAATGGTTTACCATATATGGAACAACAATAAGTCAAAGTAAGAGAAGTGGAAAGAATCTTACGCAATCTCAACAATCTTTGTAAGGCTAAAAACCCGAGGATCAGATATAGATCGCAATTCCTCCATGGACACCTTGCACAGAGCCTTAACAAAGTCTATGATAGCCTCACTGTTCAACTTTTGACTACGTGTAAATATACGATTCATTTCAGAACTTCCAACTTGTTCCAACATGTTGagattagagactaaattgtccACCTGTTCAGATGTGACTGCCCCAGCTGAATTACCTCCAATACCAGCACCATCATATGAACCCCTCATCACAGAAGCAGCAGCGTACTGAATTTTTACTGGtccctttttatttaaaacagGAAGGTTAGTTGACTTAGCTTGCTTCGATTTTTCTGACTCATCCTGTGGGAAGGCAAAAAAAGTAGCATCTGGAGGAGCACCCTCTCCCAAGAGATGCAAATGCTCAAACCGGGATACACAAGTCAAAATATGCTCCCAGGCTTCTCGTAAATAATTTCCATCTTCATCTGCAATTGTAACTATTGCCTGTTGACAATGTAAATGGAAAATTCAGTGTTAGATCCACAAGAACATGGAATTTTTATTTGAGATCAAATAAATGGATCTCACTAGTGTGTTCCCAAAGGCCACTTATTGAAAAGTCTATATCAAAAGACAGTACACTGGAGGTGATCAAATTCAGTTAAAAACTGGCAAATTTGCACTAATGACATTCCTCTGGAGTGAGGTTGAGCAAGTCAACTTCAAAGACTCGGAGGTGATAAATTCAGTTAAAAAATAGCAATTTTGCACTAATGGCATTCCTCTTGGAGTGAGGTTGAGCAAGTCAACCATTCATTACCATCCCTGTACCAAAGTTAAAATGAATATCTGCAAtggctaaaaataaaataaaacgttCTCACTGATGTGAATAAACTGCATTACATAGTTTGCCAGATTACAGGCATTTGGAAGGGGTTAGATGCAGGGGGAAATCACAAAATTGAACACAAAATGGAAAATCTCAGAAGACTAAAAGAAGGTTACTAACAACATATTCGGTACATACTAAACAAAATACGGACCTTGATTGCATATATATTTTTCTGTTTGATATCTGCAGGAGAATGCAGTGAAGTAAACTTGGCTAATGAAGTCACAAATGCATCTCTATGAGTCTTCATGGACATCACAGCAGTAACATGGATTGCATAGCGGAAGCCTTCAAGGCACAATGTGATCACTGCTTCATCGTCACTTTGGTCAAGAGGTACACTGAAGGCAGCCAACATTGGAGCCCAGCATACCTCAATCATGAATCTCAGAATCACTACATCTGTGGCTGCATAATAAACTGACCTACAAATTGCCAGTAGAATGGAAATCAAGGGataatcaaaagaaatatatatctTCTTCAAAAGGAAAAATGCCACTTTTCAGGAAACATGTATTGCTAAGTGAGGCGAGAAATCCTGTTCAAAATACCACAAGGTAAAAGTGAAAGggtttaaaatagaaaataacaatTACTAAATCTCAACACAAGAATAAAGCTTAAACCCtgtaaattttgaatgaaaatacCTATTGCAATTTCACTCAttccaaagaaaaatgaaaggggAAAAAATAGAGAAGACATAAAGACTGAGTTCAGCATAACAAAGTAAACAGAAATCTGTCAACACTAGAGCATCGATATGAAAGCTTAAAGCCAGTTGTTCTTACTTGGATTTGCGAGCTTTCTCTTTAAATTGTTCTTGCATGTGCCTGATAAGATCATCACTGGTCTCCATATGCTGGTCCTCGTCACGCTTGCGTATCACAATATTCAAGATATTGTCCAAACCTAATATTCTATTAGAGTTTACAGACTGCTTCTGGTGCAGAGACAAATCATTTTCCTTCATTTTTATCTCATTTCTTGATATCCTTTCAAATAATGATCTTAAGTACTCCTCAGGCAAATCTTTTCCATCATCTATGCCACGATTGTTTCTTATGAAATCATCAGCTGACATCTGTACAATTCAATTTAGGAAATGGGGGATCAATTTTATTGCACTAAATGTCAACAGTATCATATAGAGAAATAGAGAATGTATATGCACCTTGTTCTTCACCATAGGGTTATGAGAATCAGTATTGAGCATTATGACAGAGTAAGCAAGGACATATGCTGTATCAGCACTGGTGAAAGCCTTTGGGTTACATTTGCAGTACCGCTCAGCGAACTTTTCCATGATTCGGTCAATCTTTTGTGCCTCACCAGGCAATCTAAAACCTTGTAGAAAAGCTCGGATTGCCTCATCAAACTCCATGCCTTGAAACTCAAAAGAGTCAACATAGGCATGCATCACTTTCAGTGACAAATCTTCCCTTTCTCCAAGATAATCACCAATTAATGTTTTGTTCAAATCAGATGCATTCTTAAGAAAAGCAGCTATCTCCTCCGGGGAATCACCAACCTTATTTGCTTTAATTAGAAATTCAATTCCTTTCTTAGGTTTCCGATTAAAAAGAGATATACCTTCCTgccagaaattttaaattaggtttCATGAATGATGATCAGCTAAAAAGGTGAGGTCAGACCAGTTTACCAGATATTATTAAATTCATACCTGAAGTTCAAGCTTGTAAGCTCGACGTTGCTCAATAGTTAAAACATCAGAAGCTTCATTAGAGGCTTCAGAATGAGAATCTGATCCTTCAGCAGGCTCATCCCCATTCAGAATTGCCATGGGAACATTTCCAGGTTCAGGACTGTTCTCAAcatcttcaaatctctttgtAGAATAAGGATCTGGAATGCGTAACTGTTGGTTCATCCAGTCTCCCATTGATCTTAAAATAGCCACTAAGCACCTCATAGCTTCAAGTTTCATGGTTGCTTCCTGGGGTGGCAATAGTGTTGTAGCTACACCAGGAGGAACACCTTGAGCTGTTTTCAGAAGTCCATTGACCATTCTGGAAAGAaccatataaaaatatgtacaatcTATTAACTACAAACAAAAACTTGTTAATTTTGATTCCACTATAAGAGTGTGGATCATACCTTTCAAATATGTTTGACGAATTGACATCACAATCATAGTTGATAAAGATATCTACCAAGGTCTGTGAATCAAGACAAAGCTTGTCCAGAAAACGAAGAACTATCATCTTTTGCTGAAAATTTGGTTGAGCAACATTTTCCAAGACCCTGAGAACAATCATAGGAAAAAAGACTCCAATCTCGGCTTTCAGGCCAGCTCGAAACCTTGAGACCAGACTAATGAAAATGGAGCAAGAAAGCTGGAATACAATCATAAGAGTTGAAGCACTGTTCTTTAATAGGGATAGACACAAGTATTGCTTTATGGCACCTAAAAACCTGTACCAATACAAGCATATACACTGAGAAACCAATTACAATTTCAGGATAAATATCAAACATTTACTGAAACCAAACAAAAACTGAAATGTATACAAGCATTAACAGGTTATGTCAATTTTAATAAAGGAAActgaaaatatcatattttatataatGCCTCCAGGTTAAGgcacaaaatttcttttaaaaaaaaatgtgatctcaatacaaaaataaaatctcAGATAAATCAAGAAAAGGTGGTTCCTCATTATGAATgccaaaaaaattgttaatgaaatCAACAAGCAAATGCACCATAGCTTTCCAAAGTGAACAGAGGTAATGGAACTAAATTACTTAACGAAGGGCACCTCAGTAAAACACCAAGAGCAATTTGCTAAATGTTCAAGGGTCCATGACCACAACATTACTACACAAGGATTTATATTATCCAGAGAAATTCTATACCACCAAGATTCAGTTTAATGTCACCTCATCAGGAGAAGTCACCTAGGATGTTTCCAGATCTAATAAAAAGCTATAATGTTTGTGTCCAAACCTCCAAGAATCAATACCTAAATGCCTAGACCTTACTGTTATTTCTGGCTATAACCTATACTAATATTAAGAGGGCATATCGAGAATAACAAATAACGTATTCCATGAGCACAACAGTAAACTAAATGAGAAATAAAATCCCTAATCATAAGAAACGCAAATAAGAACAATCAAATAAATCAGAGAAACATGTGCAAAGAGGGAACAACAAAGATACCTTTCACTTGTTCTAAAAACAGTTCCAGAATTCTCTAACAAAATCTTCAACAACTCAAGCGCCACAATCTTCCCTCTCATCAGCAGCGGATCTGCCAAGGCCTCTTTAGGAGGTGTCTTCATTGACAACTTGCAAAGTGCTCTAAACACCAAAAATGCATCCCTCTTAAACTTATTCCCAATCTGAATCTCCAAATCTTCATCTCTGTCCGCTTCACCATCTGCCAGCTCCCCTTTCCTCCCTTCTAATGCTGTCTTATACATACTAATCTCCCAATATTTTGCATCCAACATATCCTTATCAGTAGAATCCAGCAAATCAgccggatttgtggtttcaacaGCTGTAGTTTCAAAAGCACCATCGTGGCCACCTAAAGAAACCCTACTAGGTGTCACTGGATTCAACACTCCATCAATGTCCTGCATAATTTTAGTTATAAACCCTTGAACAAACTGAGTCATTGATCCATCAGCATCGGATTTCTCAATTGGTTCCATCAACTCAGCCACTACTATCGGCTGCACTGGGACCGCTGATGAATCAGCCTCCATTCTCCTAAAAACAATCACCAACATTTGAACCAAAGAAGCTTTGGCCGTTGTCTGATTTACCACATTCTTACTCCCTAAGTAAATATCATAACAAGTTCTCACAATTTGCAACAAACAGTCACCGTGGATTCGCAGTGAGACGGAAGTTACCGCAGATAAAAGCGTTTTCAAAACCAGTAATTCAATAGCATCGTCGCTTAAATCGTGACATTTACAGACGGATTCAATCAATTTGGATAAGAGCTGGGCTTCAGGGCCTCCGCTGGGGTCCGCTTCGCCGCGCAGGTAGCCATAGGCGATTAACTTCTGAATGCAATCGACGGCTGGGTCGACGATCTTGTTGAAAGCGGTGGCGCAAGCGTTTATCAGAGGGCCCAGAATGAACTCCGATTCAAAGAGCGAATACTCCACTGCGCCGCCGTCGTGGAGAGGGCCAGGGATCGAGTTTTCGGGCTCCGAATCCGGCGAAGCTAGAGGCGAATCCGAAGGAGAGGTGAGTCTTTCGAGAAGAGCTTTGCATTGGTGAGCGAGTTTGGAGTGCTTCCGCCATGAAGCGTTCTTGATGATCTTCTCGAGGGTCCGGGCTACCACTTGGCTCAAGCGGGAATCAGCTTCCGAAGAAGCCATTCCCGAGTCGGATATAACGTGTTTCTCAGTCTCACGGTCTCGGATCTACGGAAATGGGTAACGAAATACTATGCTGCGTTTCACCTCTCTTCACTAGGAGTAGGGATGGATTATCCGACTAAAAATGGAGTCGAGTTGACTCAATGAGTCTACACGGCGGTTTTGGCTCTAATTGCATAAGATTTGGAAGGAACcataaaaaggaaaaacaatAAAAGAAGGATGGAGAAGCAAAAGGAGAAGAGCGGGCTACTTCGATACACACAGGTTGAAGAGGCAGAGTTGTTAACTGCTAAGGGCTCAGATCGCCTTTTGGCTTGACTTTGTTGTCTAATTCTAATTTCAGTCCCTCTATTGTgctgaaatttaaattttaatcttttctATTGACATGATAAGCACTCAATCGACACATAACTTTATTACTAGTTGAAAATCAACTAAAACAAAACTACACCTTTTTCCATGGAAGTCCAAGCCTGAAAGCTGAAATGAAATGCCCTTACTTAGCAatgataatttgttttttttttttgtcaacaaAGGAACTTCATTAGACAGCAAAGTTAAAATAGCCTCAAGCGGGAAAGCGCATCCTCAGAAGCACTCCCTTCTTGATAAGTATGCATAAGTCTTAAGggagataaaatagaattagaAGAGTTAGGGTGGATTTGGATGGATAGTATATTTACTTATGGTTACTATAAAAATAACGGTGATgatgagattagatattgtagcgaCACTGTAAcatgagacaaaaaataagcttAATGCACTATCCAAACCTACCTTTAGTATTAGACAATAAATGAAAATCAAGAATGGCATCAACTTCAGTTTCCAATTGCCTAATATTCAAACTTTTAGCTAACATAAGATCATccctaagggtgggtttggattgGCGGTtgggtgcgtttagcttactttttgtctcacgctacagtatcactacagtatctaatctcaccgccaccgttgtttttacactaaccgcaggtaaacgcaccgcccatccaaactcacctaaGGCTTTGCTTAGTATGAAGGGAAAAAAtggaaaagatggaaaattgaaGAGGTGGAAAACTGGAAggatgaaaaataatttttttcttttcataggTGGGTTTGATAGAAGTGatggaaaaatagaaagaaaataaaatatttgaaaagtgcataattttgaaataacatacACATCTCTCATTTCCTCTCTCTCATCTCCTATTTACTTTCCATTTAGATTTCTTCCTAACCAAacacactcaaaatttattttctttctattttttcacTCCCTCCACTTTTCTACCCAACCAAGCACACATTAAGTATCCAAAGTTTCGCTTCAATGCTGCTCGAAAGCAGAATGTGACAGTAAAAGCCTATGATCCAAGTACTCTCATGGTTTCGTATTAAAGGTCTTACTCCCGCTACTCTAGGATTCCCTAAGAAGGAACCATCGATGTTTAGCTTAAAAGAGCCAAATGCTAGTTATTTTTTTCTCATAAAGCTCTATTTTTTAAGTGAAAGCAATAAGAATGAGGATCTATTTTAATTGAATTCTGAGTGGTAGGGCAACGTAAAAGGTTGGTTTAAAGGAGAAAATTCCACCAAAAGATTGCGAATATGTTAATTAGCTCATAAGAAGGTATGATGATATCTTTTAAAAAGAAGTTATCGAGTCTTAGGGAAGAATCCAAATATCAGACTTACCAATAGAAGAGTATGATATTAATGTATAGAAAACAAACGTAATGAAACTTGTAAGGATGCATCTGTTTGAAAAGGTTAAGTATTTTACTTTTTTTGGTGGAAAGAAAAGAaactatttaattacataaaaccTCTAAGGGGGAGTCCTCAACCAAACATAGACTATCCCTCTTATCTTGGACCATTCTTACCAGTCTGTTAACATCATACTCCGATATTCTATCTGTGccaaaagttgataaattttattAACCAAAGCGGAATTGAAATCATTTGAGAAACTAGCTTAAATTCTTGAACAAGGAAAATGATTATTTCATTGCCAAATGTGCAATCTAGAGAATACCATAGGAGAGTACTTTCATAACACCCTTCGTTTATTTAAAGTCAATATTTCACAGTACAACCTTTATAACAATAgtgaaatttgttatttttttataaaatgattgttgaaaataatatttcaaactAATCATCAGTCAACAGAAAATATTCTTAAGTTATTTTcttcaaaactcaaaatattcatcgaaaatcattattttttaagGATTTATCTTTTCATctgtttcatttatatatatatattctaaaaacaattaactttatctttatttgttcattttttaataGCACATCAAATGATGATCAATATCTCAAAATAGAGCCtattaaaaatctaatttttaatatatattaatatcgtcaaaatcattttttataaattaattattatttttaggataAACTGCATAAATGATTACCCGATTATTAGAAATTTTCTTATTACGttacttaaatttaaaaagttacaaaatatcacccgacttatttttttgaaattcaaaatccTTAAAACTGTTAACAATTGATTGACTGGTTGTTAACTTAATGACTTGTTTTCtaacattaattttaattccacatCATTTCcacattatataataattaaaaaaattaacccaaaacTAAATTACATTGTTTACCTTTCCtttaccaaatttttttaaaaaaaatcaaatttaaacccccaaaatatatttttaaaccctaaaattaaactaaaaaatactTAATTATTATATGACATGGAAATAtggatataaaaaataaaatttaaaaaaaaaacaagtcatTAACAGCCATATCAGCCAACTATTAAGTATTTAACGGTTTTagacttaaaaaaaaagtaagtgaagtgatcattttgtaactttttaaagtcaGATAATCTAACAAGAAagtttctaataatcaaataACCATTTATAAAGTTTACCCTCCTTTTTAAAGTTCATATTTTCAACTATctcatttattttgaaaatattaaatcatGACCCTAtaatttttttgctaaaaataattaaccttatctttatttgttcattttcaaataGCATATTAAAGGTCTTTTCCATCATTCATATTTGTTTTATGGTctataattaaaatttgttattgtccattttaataatattatctcCAAAATTCGAATCTACATTCTACTATTAAGAATGCAATGCAACGTGTCTCGTCACAAAACCTAACACTTAATGATTTTATCAAAGTTTTTTATcatacatattattatattaacattaaaataaagatATAATCCTATTTGGCCCAAAAACTTTTCATGTTATAAAATTTGATGATAATTTTGATCTAGAGGTaatcatgggttgggctacctGGCCTGGCCCAACAGCCTGTCCGAAAAATGAGAgtgtttgggtaaaaatataggcctgaaatatgggtttgggcaaaaaaatgagcccgtttagaaaacgagcCGAGCTTagggtaaaacttttttggcccaACCCggcccaaattatatattaaatattttttttatttttaatcaaatatattttttaatcaaatatatattaaatatatacttttttggtgttgtaaaatttaatatggggGGCTCAGGCTTAGCAAATTTTTTTCGGGCTGGGATTGGacaaattttaggcccatattttgggtcaGGCTCGGGCCTAGAAAACGAGCCTAAAAATTTGTCtgggcccgacccggcccatgatcacaTCTATTTTGAtctattggttttttttttttcattttataatttatgtttggAATTCGCaattactatttttaataatattgttttCAAAGTTTAAACTTGTGTTTTGTTTTGGATGAAAAATGACAAATTTATAACAGGctttttattgttttcaaatATGGCATAACTCtctatactttaaaaaaaaattagaaattagttcatatattttttatcttcaagaatttagtcttacttttcagatttcaaaatttaagtctatctattaacattgttaaatctttttgttaaaattattggtatgatattttaaaataaagaaaaatcacttagcaggtatataattaaaaataacttgtaaaaaacttgaatttaaaaagaaaatattgttaatatattagaccagaattttaaattttaaaaaatatagaaattaaaatccTGAAAATGAAACAAGAGGGAGTAAATGTTATTAATGGGTACATCTATGTAGGGGACAAAAATCGGCACATGTAAtagtatttataaatattatttttctgcAAGCAAATTTTTGCTGTATTAACAGATCCACAATGTGCTTCGCTGTTTATGCATGTATTAAGTTATATAACTACAAAAATCATTTggcttttccaaaaaaaaaaaaaaaaactattgggCTAATATTTTATTGGGTatctaaatttaatttcaatatttaatctggtatttgattttttttgtctcaatttggtacttgagtttagCTTTAATGTTCAATTTAGTGCTTAGACCATGTGatctaataaatatttaacatgtgtgctctattataaaaatataggtacTTAATTGGGACAAGAGAAGAAACTAAAGTACCAAATTGGAAATTGAAACCAAACTCGGGTACTTAAATGGGATAAAGAAAAACTCAAGTGTCAAACTAGAAAAACTTAAGTACCAAACTAAACATTGAAGCTAAATTTAGATACCAAACTGAAACGTAAAAagaactcaaatatcaaattgaacattaaaacccAACACAGCTActaaatatatattaacccaaaaTTGTTTATTCATCATTTCATCCCACTTAGTTGATGTCATGAAGTaagcaaaccttaatttattaaaagaaattaaaaaaacattcaaCATATGATTCAAATTCGATTAAGAATAATTAcaccatttactataaaaaaaaactatcaactaaattattatttttcttttacctAAACTCATAGATaattatccaaataataacattcatttaaaagaaactatttcctatttttaaattttttttgttttccttttagaattaaaaaaataatttatatttatatttatattatatttaaatctcTCACTGAATTAGTATTAGAAATTAACTAgacatcaatttaataaaaaatacaaaaaaatcaaattaaatatataatatcaaatgCAATTAATGGATAACTATgtcttttattatataaaatatgcatcaatttttcttttttcttttgtctaAACTAATAAATAACTATCACAAacaataattattcatttaaaaaactattttattttaaatttcaatttatccttttaaaatatgaatatttttaataaatattatttaaaagtttattattttaataaaccaACTAGATGTATTCGTATAGatgtatcaataatttttttttgaaaaatgataaACTACCTaattggtcactcaacttttagaatatttttattttagttactcaAGCAAAACGACAACTAAAATACATAACAATTCATGTCcacatcatatttacacttttcttTTGGTCATCTAACTTCTAGGTCGCTTTCATTTTATTCATcgagaaaaatattattttagtattgattcaagtaaaaaaaatttaatgattaaataaaaaagtgatagaaactaaaataatgcattaaaaatttgTTAACTTATATTTGTTTATCCCATTGTCggaaattctaattttttatattgtaattttaaattctaaaataccaaaaccaattaaataaattgtttgtgttataaaataaagagagatgaagagaataaagaacaaaaaaatatgaaagcaatagagaatgtactttattgatcaaaagggatgattataattgtcgaaaccatttttttatttaaaaaaaacgtgGATCGACTTTTAAgatgaaaatggagtcgccaccaatccttttacGAGGTGTGATCAAATCACCTTgagattttaataaaacatattgatttattaaaataacaattttggtcttcgaattttgagaaaacaggttcgggagtcggttacacacgaggaagggaTAGCACCCtcatgacgcccaaaattggtactgaattgattgtttaatgtcttagtgtggaaactttgaaaagattctaaaatacgatcctttgaagtttaaatttgaataaaccaaattGAATGATAAGACATACTTCCTtcgaagaaataaattgtcacactcaatGAGTTAGGGTGCGACAATTCAATTGTCAAAATTAGGtatgtctttttaatttttaaatttcaaaattcatgcatctTGAGGAGGTTGTCGGTCATATAAGTCAAATgagaaatcagaatccagtaagttaggtttC is a window of Gossypium hirsutum isolate 1008001.06 chromosome D08, Gossypium_hirsutum_v2.1, whole genome shotgun sequence DNA encoding:
- the LOC107900862 gene encoding brefeldin A-inhibited guanine nucleotide-exchange protein 2, which gives rise to MASSEADSRLSQVVARTLEKIIKNASWRKHSKLAHQCKALLERLTSPSDSPLASPDSEPENSIPGPLHDGGAVEYSLFESEFILGPLINACATAFNKIVDPAVDCIQKLIAYGYLRGEADPSGGPEAQLLSKLIESVCKCHDLSDDAIELLVLKTLLSAVTSVSLRIHGDCLLQIVRTCYDIYLGSKNVVNQTTAKASLVQMLVIVFRRMEADSSAVPVQPIVVAELMEPIEKSDADGSMTQFVQGFITKIMQDIDGVLNPVTPSRVSLGGHDGAFETTAVETTNPADLLDSTDKDMLDAKYWEISMYKTALEGRKGELADGEADRDEDLEIQIGNKFKRDAFLVFRALCKLSMKTPPKEALADPLLMRGKIVALELLKILLENSGTVFRTSERFLGAIKQYLCLSLLKNSASTLMIVFQLSCSIFISLVSRFRAGLKAEIGVFFPMIVLRVLENVAQPNFQQKMIVLRFLDKLCLDSQTLVDIFINYDCDVNSSNIFERMVNGLLKTAQGVPPGVATTLLPPQEATMKLEAMRCLVAILRSMGDWMNQQLRIPDPYSTKRFEDVENSPEPGNVPMAILNGDEPAEGSDSHSEASNEASDVLTIEQRRAYKLELQEGISLFNRKPKKGIEFLIKANKVGDSPEEIAAFLKNASDLNKTLIGDYLGEREDLSLKVMHAYVDSFEFQGMEFDEAIRAFLQGFRLPGEAQKIDRIMEKFAERYCKCNPKAFTSADTAYVLAYSVIMLNTDSHNPMVKNKMSADDFIRNNRGIDDGKDLPEEYLRSLFERISRNEIKMKENDLSLHQKQSVNSNRILGLDNILNIVIRKRDEDQHMETSDDLIRHMQEQFKEKARKSKSVYYAATDVVILRFMIEVCWAPMLAAFSVPLDQSDDEAVITLCLEGFRYAIHVTAVMSMKTHRDAFVTSLAKFTSLHSPADIKQKNIYAIKAIVTIADEDGNYLREAWEHILTCVSRFEHLHLLGEGAPPDATFFAFPQDESEKSKQAKSTNLPVLNKKGPVKIQYAAASVMRGSYDGAGIGGNSAGAVTSEQVDNLVSNLNMLEQVGSSEMNRIFTRSQKLNSEAIIDFVKALCKVSMEELRSISDPRVFSLTKIVEIAHYNMNRIRLVWSSIWHVLSNFFVTIGCSENLSIAIFAMDSLRQLSMKFLEREELANYNFQNEFMKPFVIVMRKSSAVEIRELIIRCVSQMVLSRVNNVKSGWKSMFMVFATAAYDNHKNIVLLAFEIMEKIIRDYFPYITETETTTFTDCVNCLVAFTNSRYNKDISLNAIAFLRFCAAKLAEGDLGSSSKKKEKENGKVSPSSPHKGKDGRQENGELIDKDDHLYFWFPLLAGLSELSFDPRPEIRKNALELLFETLRNHGHLFSLPLWERVFESVLFPIFDYVRHGIDPVGGDSNEEGIVSDMDELDQDAWLYETCTLALQLVVDLFVNFYNTVHPLLRKVFSLLISFIKRPHQSLAGIGTAAFVRLMSNAGDLFSEEKWLEVGYSLKEAANATLPDFSCVVSGDNMAGTNEHALNSQGNEASAGSDTSQGGSESLRTQHIYASLSEAKCRAAVQLLLIQAMMEIYNMYRTHLSAKNTLVLYEAIHDVASHAHRINIDSPLQSKLQEFSPMIQMQDPPLLRLENEAYQSCLTILQNLILDRPPRYEEVKVESHLVDLCQEVLLFYIETARSGQTSETSPEEQSQWLIPSVSGKRRELASRAPLIVATLQAICSLGDTLFEKNLVQFFPLLSSLISCEHGSNEVQVALSDMLSSSVGPVLLRSC